The Pyrus communis chromosome 12, drPyrComm1.1, whole genome shotgun sequence genomic sequence CATTGCTTGTACATGTCAACCGGGCCACTTGTAATTCTTAGTCAGTTGGTGTTTGAATATCTGTTTCCCTTTTCAAAGGCCTATGAATTCATCTATTCTCTTCCTTGGACTGGATAGTAAGATGTCTTTGAATTACGACTGACAAAACCATTAGTCGTTTAACTAATTTTTTGCTTTGATGTTTCCACCTCTGTTGCCAGTTTATAGAGTCCATAATACAATCAATATGATTGTAAGGTGCCCACATTATAAATTTCCATATGTAATCCCGCTAAGTAACATGTCCATGATTTGGTCCTCCTGTTGATTTAGGCCACAACAAATCATGAGTAAATCAAAAGAGATTTCCAAAGCCTTAACTTTGTCAGATGGAGAGAAGGTATTCCATGTAAATGAACATTGAAGTCGAATAATAAGTTATGAAGAAACGAATTTTTATTGCaatgaaacaataaaaaaaaaacaaaagcggACAAGAAGTCCGCAAAggcacaaacaaaacaagataaaTAGCACCATCACCCATACATTTAGAAACTataaaaacaacacaaaactaacTAATAGCCGTATTCCAGTTATGCCAAATTTTTGAAAAAGACAAATCTCTAAATTTTGTAGTAACCGAAGCCCACAGAGATGATCATAACCTCACATATCCTCCCTTTTACTGCCTTCGTTGTCCTAAAGAACAAAAAAGGTGTCCAAAGCGTTGGCTTTGTTAATTTCTTAATCTCCCTCATTGATTGGTCCTATGTGATGCTAGGTTCATTGGATGATAATGTGTCTCCATATCATCCACATCTCCTTTAAACTTTGTGACTGGCAGAGGAAGTTAATCATGTGGCACTTGGGCCATTTGCATAAATGTGTATCTCCCTTTTCATGCATGTCTTTATGCAGTATTTACGCTCGTGtgtctgaatatggaagaaacTAAAGGcccatttgataaccattttgcatttagtttttggttttcactTTTTGTGCTTGGGATATGAGGAAAGTATATGGGGGAAAGGTGGGATGAAGAGGGGTGATGCGAGTTTAttttccaaattctaaatttctatgctATGAATCCAAAATGAGGGAATTGGGGCacgttaatttataaattttgacttttgtccaaattccaagtttattttcctcatccaaacaGAGGAGGGTAAGTGAAAAGAACTGaaagtagtttttatttatttatttatttttatttttgtaattttcattttgtatatATACCTCTTCTATATCTGTCTCACCATCTTTCCTCCACCCTTCTATACACGTCACTTCTCCCATGTATTTCCCCTTTtctctcaaacaaaaaaaaaaaattgaaaactaaaaactattaacgaaatgattatcaaacgggATCTAAATTGTTTAATTGTCCTTAAATATGCATAATATAGCATCAGTTGGCGTCTGGTTGGAAATTTTCCGCACCATCATTTTTGACATGAAGATAGTTGTCCTAATCTATGGCGTTCCTCCCCAGGTCCGAGTTCAATCAGATCCAGCTGGACGTCTTGTTATAACAGGTCAACCAGAGCAGATTGACAATCCTTGGGGTATTACACCATTTAAGAAGGTATCTAATACTTCCTATTAGCTTCTATGGTTCGTGCTTGGCTcagaaataaatatatattaccTGTGGGAACCCAAGGAACCCAAAAACCCGAAGATTGTTCATCCATATTTCCAAATTAGCGGAAAAGATGAAAACAAtgaagggaagaaaaaaacacGGTATTGAATGGGGGATGTCATTGGCAATCCAAATAGTCATCATGGACTCCTTCCTAATAGAAATCAATGGAGGGAGAGGTGCATGATGAcaattttggagtgctaataacaatgcTGAACTGAATAACAAGGGCTTTATGGCTATGAAATGGGTAATTTTATGAGATTTTCACAGTTTAGTTGGTATAAGAAACTTATACCTAAAATATGTTATCCGTCGATTATCTATGTACAGAGGATGAAGTTATCATACAAGTTATTGTAAACAACATGTTTTATAGATGCATATGGTAATATGTAAATACTTGCAGACACATATGTGCAATCTTTGTACAATAATGATGATGTCATGCTTTCTTAAGTTATGGACATCCCTGCAAAAGATAATAATCATCCAAATCCGAAACTGTTTGGTGAACTTGTAGTTCAAGCTGAAAAATTATCATAAATTGTTGATCCAAGAATAGGATTCAAATCCTTTCCCAATCTTGCTCTAGTTACCCAAAGTGCGGTGCAGGTTGGATCTGTCTCAGGTTGTTTGGGTTTGTCCGAACCAATGCCAGCTCCCACGATAATCTATTTTGGACCAAAGCTTTGATTTCTGGGTTTTAAACAAATCCTATCTAGTATCTACCATGAGTGAATGCTTTGATTTAACAGTTTATTACAAGTTTTGATATCTATTTTGATTACAGTTACAAATGCAGTTTATGTTGCGTTTTACAGGTTGTGAGCTTACCTGGAAAAATTGATCCCCTTCAAACATCTGCTGTAGTTAGCCTGCATGGGCGGTTATTCGTGCGTGTTCCTTTTGAACAGTGATGGGGTTTGAAATTTCATCGCATGTCGTGGATCAGTTGAATACTTTTTTAGGGTGTTGCAATAttattgttcttgttttttttttttttttggaaaaatattattgttcttgtttttcttctttttggggcTGTGAAAGAATGTTGCAACTAGTTCAGTTGGTGTTAATGCATGCTAGTTTATCAACTTGATTTACTTCCGATTTTAGGTTTagttcaattattttttaatattttaaaataactaaagttGCGTGGGTTGAACTTGAAGCCGACTCGTTTAGTGGTCTATGTCGACATAAAGAACCAACTAGACCTTTCAAAGACTATTATTAAATGTAGCCCTCCTCCTAGTCCTTATTTTTGGGGTTTAGCTTTTCAGTTACAATAActgattcaaattcaatggttaaatttgaaaacattcaAAGGTGgtttaattaactaataaatttaaagtataaacttaaaaataataagttATTGAGGGACTATGTATAATCCCTTCGGATGGAGATAATATATAAGTATGGGCTGACACTGtttatttaaaataactaaagaaccAACTAGACCTTTCAAAGACTATTGTCAAATGTAGCCCTCCTCttagctattttttttttggagttcaGCTTTTCAATTataataattgattcaaattcaacggttaaatttgaaaacattcaaatgttgtttaattaactaataaatttaaagtataaacttaaaaataataaattattgagggacTACGTTTAACCCCTTCGGATGaagataatatataaatatgggCTGacattgtttatttaaaaaaaatattttgtaagaCTAATTCTGAATGTGACTAACTTAAGCCCTTTCAATTGGAGATGAATTTTACATATACAAGGCCAGGAGGGATCAAGAATGCTGCTTACATCCTTCTCAGTGCTTGATTGCCTAAAACATGCCTCGATTCCTTGAGCATAATGGCCATGCATAAATGTGATAGGGTTGCATCTTAGGctgatttatttgttttttaatctGAATAGCATGGGCCAGTCCACCGCGTTTATTGGGTAGACCGATTCGATTCAAGTACGACTCAAGCCCGTATGTGAAGAATTTACCTGGTAATGTTCATGCACCCATGCCATCCATGAACATGCATGAATCATAGGCATTTGTTGTACATATGTCATATGTATAAAGAAAAAGGTATGGAAATATGACAAgcattatattaatattattatgcTTGAAGAAGAAACTGATGAGAGGGAAATTAAATTGCTCTCAGATTTCTTGCATGTAGCATGTATGTAGTGGTATAAAACGAGAAGATTATTACTATTTTCTTGAAATGTTGCAAAGTCTCAGAACTTGAAAGTAATTACTTTAAGCAAtcgaaaaagaaacaaaatgaaaacaagGCGGGATAAATGTGTTTGTTCAACAAGCAATATGGTAGTCTACTAAGTCTAGCTAGGGTTCTCCCTTGaaaatatatatgcatattaaATTCTTTACCATTTGAGAGACTTTGATACAACAAACAACATGCAAACAACTGatattgttttcctttttcatacTAGACCACTAGAAAAGTTTACCTTCAGCCAAAAAATATGTTTCCCGGTAACGAATTCGCTTCCGTATGGCTGACCGGTGCTTACTAACAATTGGATGTTATGCTCACTTGTTTTCATTAATGAACGAATATGAAAAATTCTCTAATTAAATTTCTAATTACTAGCAAAACATTCTTGGAGATGACAATGCACTGGAAAATTTGAACCCAAATCTTATATTTGAGTCTCATACGAGTCTAAGGTTCTCCAATGCAATTGTGACTTAAAATTGACGCCCAAATTTGGGTTTCAAAATGAGATTTGAGTCAAAAGTGGAGACCATGCCACTtagatcatctccaactgaaggaggGCTAGAGGACTCTCTTTAGCCCTATAGCCCtcaaagaaattatattttaatgaataatgTTAGGtcatattttataccatcttcaaccgaagggGTCAAAGGGCCACAAGCCAAACATAACCCTGTGACAAAAAAACCATCTCAAACCAAGAGGGCCAAAATGctataggccaaacataatttattattttaattgaattaatataattatatcaaactaccatattaaaataagattttcggACATATTGGAAGATTATTGAAAGaggtggccatttgaaaattattgaaaaaaattaaaggaaagattattgaaAGATaagagaatgtgaagaattgaaataaaatgaggtaagatagtatggaatggtgaaaagtatgtgagaaatggtggaGGAAAAAAATtcctccaaaaaaataaaaatggctgGGCTCATCGGGCTGGATGGAGATGGCCAGCTTGCTGGCCTGATTTGGTGGTTTTGGCCTGGTGGAACCCATAatccctttggcctagccctcggttggagacaattttcatgtcatttcgagctatttttagccctatgaCCCTCTGGCCAgattggttggagatgaccttaggaAATCTGTTATTCAACCAAGAAAAATGAGAATTGAGTCCAATTATGAAAACTCAAATATGAAGTTTGAGTATAAAGTTTTTTCCTCCAATGCAAACTCCAAACGAGTTGTAAGATTTGAATCTTGGCATTGGAGAAGAAAACCAAACTACATAATTTACCACCTTTTTGTGACCCAACTATTTTAGTCTttgcattggagatgctcttactAGGACCTCAAGTTACACGCAATCCTAAGGTGGGATGAGAGACGGATGTTTATATGGTGCAGCTAGCAAAGCATCTCTAAGCGTACTGTATTTACGTTTTATAGTCTCTATTGCTGTAACGTTTTGGTCAGTTAACCGAAATTTGAAGAGATCTGGAGATGCTTTTGGCCTCGTTTCTCGAACTCAGTTTCTAATTCTAGGGTTTTGCTTTTTTCCGTTTCTGTAAGGGAAGACTGAAAGAGGCTTTTGAAGGTGCTTAAATACTTTGGCTATATATCTTGTGTAACCGTAAAATCAACTCAAGGAatcaaaaaagaaagagagagaactaCATGGAACACAAAGATCTTGTAAGTGAGAAGCTAACTGCCAAGTACAGGAATAAAATAGATATTATATGAATAAATGTGTTTTTGTGTTAACTCAAATTAAGATACAAATATCCAGATTAATAAGGATTagtaagttttgttttttttgtttttttggggaACAAGGATTAGTAAGTTTGTGCGCATGATATGCTACTGAAAGTTAATTAGAAATCCAGAAGcagaaatttaatttatattcaatcaagaaaaaaaataatgtactaGTACTGCCGGAGAAGGATGGATATCATATTAGAACCACAATAATAAACCCTAGAAATGTGCATCGATCATCACAGTACAATTAActaacatttttgaaattaataaactagctagtatatataattataattataacaGAGGATTAAATCAATTGCTAGctaggtagagattgaagaaagtagcaattgattaattttactgaccttgcaaagtttgtttgttttacatCGACAGTACTGATCAACAccaagctagctagctagcccTTCATCGACATTGGCAACTTTAGGCTCAAGATATATGATCAAGATCATCGTTCTTTCGTTTGTAGATGTGCATATTTATACATGAACACGAAAGCGTCTGAAGTTATCACCGTACATATCTCATAAAATCATTCCATAATTAGCACCACAGTAGTACTAGTACTAAAACGGAGGCCGCGGAGTACTTCCACTTCCACTTCCACCACCCCATCCGAAGAAGTCACTCCCCGGGAAGGGATAGTTGGCCGCCATATTTCCTCCCAAATTAAAAAGCCCAGCAcccccacctccacctccacctccgccGCTACTTCCCGCAGTACCATCACCAAGACCGCCAGACACCCCAGAAGATTGGGACCCCGTGGGTTGATGGATTTGCAAGCTGcctccgccaccaccaccagtaGGAGTAGTAGTTCCCTCTTCCGGATCATCCAATGGCAATCTCTCAAACACCGCATTTGCAAAAGACGCAGCCATCAAAACCACAGGCCCGGAGGCCATCAGCGGTCCCACCACGTTTCCTCCCACCACTTGTCCCTGCCCCCCGGACAAGAATATGGAGAGTCCGCCAGCACCGGGAGGAGCCGGAGGCGGAAGCACCGTACCGGAGAGCGATAGTAACTCGAAGCGTCCGTGAAGAGTCACCACGCTTCCCGGAGGAGCAGCTGGCTGACGCAGGGTGACGTTGGTGACAGTGCCGCTGCCGCTGAGCACGCAGACGCCTCTGCCCCTGCGCCTGGCGTAGATGGAGACGCTGTCCATGATGTCGGCCCCATCGGAGACCTCAAGGACGTGGGAGCGGAGGGCGTTGGGGCTGTCGCGTGTGACGATGATGGGAGGCTTGGGTTTGTTCTTGGAGCCTGCAGGACGGCCTCTGGGACGGCGGGTGGAACCACCAGTTCCACCTCCGCCTCCACCGCCACCAGAACTGGTTGCGGCGGTATCGGAAGATTCGATCTTGGTAATATTGTGGTCTTGGTCGTCGTCCtggtcatcatcatcatcttgttcttcttgttgatgatgatgatgttgttgttgttgttgtagagGAATAATAGGATGGTGATGGAGTTGTTGGAGTTGGAGGTGGAGTTGGGGCCTGAAAAGCGGGTGGACATAGGGAGAAGCAGTTGAAGTTGGGGCTGATGAGGCGGCAGAGACTGAGGTTGACTCATTTATGTTGTACCCTGCCATCGCATTCTCCCACCACTTACTATTATTTGCCAGAGCTTCCTTTCCTTTTCACTGATGAAATTACTTGACTAGATCCAGCGGATGTTCACAATACATAAAAGAGAGTCAGAGAGAGTGGGTAGTCAAATATACCTCGATCGGTTACTCTTAGTAACCTAGCAGTTAAATTGTTGCCTTCAACTAGAGGAGTGGTTTAGGCTGTTTTTGCACAGTCTTCTGTACTATAGTCAACGTCAGGCAGCCAGCCAACAGTTACAGTTGCAGTTACATACAAATATACGAGTCAACTGCTGCATCCCCAGAAAAACTGACGATATTCAATTCCCAATCCCAGATAAAGCTAGCTTGTCAGTTAAGCTTATATCTAGCTTAATTAGCAAGTTACAACAAAATTACAAGCCGCCAAAGATCCAAAGCTCTAGTGAGACTCGACTGCCGCTGTAACGTTGCTGTCTGTGTCTCCTGGGGGATCAAATATCAATCATGGATGATCGATCAGGtcttcaaacaaataaaagggATCCGAGTGATATGCCACGATCGAGCTTGAGCTGTGAACTACTCGTGTGACCAGAAAACCCACGCGCTTCCGGCGATTCCGATCAGTTTCTGAAATGAACTTGCAAATTTGGAGCTCCTCGATCTGTGAATATCATATATGAATATGAAAATGGGGGAgtgtgagagagaagagagaaagatacGAGAGTTTTGAGGAGTTGGTGGAAAAGCGTGTGCCCAAAGCACAATTCAAGCAATTACcaagacaaaaacaaaagacCATCGCATTGCATTGGAGGGATTTTTTAATGTGCTGGAAACACAACTTGTACATCAAATGTTATAGTATAAGTGGTTGAAATTTTTCTAAGTATTCAACCATTTGTATTATAacatttatattatatatataaatttatattatgacatttaATGTAGCAAATCGTGTTCTCATctcactgaaaaatttctcattacATTGCATCACGCACACTTTACCCCATCTACTTTTCCAACCAAATGCTAAGTTCCAGTTTTTGTTTTATAGTGTGATTAATTGTTAGAATATGAGCATAAGTGTACTTATGTGTATTTTGGCCGGATGTTTGAGTTCAAATTGATTTTAGAGAAGTCTTATTAGAAGATGTTTGGATGTTCTACTACTATGACACAAATGTGATTATCGAGGGTCAATTGCCGTTGGAAAAAACATTTTGTTATCGGAAAAACTTTATTCCGAGAGGAAAAAACCCTTGTTGGTCCTCGTA encodes the following:
- the LOC137711677 gene encoding AT-hook motif nuclear-localized protein 25-like — its product is MAGYNINESTSVSAASSAPTSTASPYVHPLFRPQLHLQLQQLHHHPIIPLQQQQQHHHHQQEEQDDDDDQDDDQDHNITKIESSDTAATSSGGGGGGGGTGGSTRRPRGRPAGSKNKPKPPIIVTRDSPNALRSHVLEVSDGADIMDSVSIYARRRGRGVCVLSGSGTVTNVTLRQPAAPPGSVVTLHGRFELLSLSGTVLPPPAPPGAGGLSIFLSGGQGQVVGGNVVGPLMASGPVVLMAASFANAVFERLPLDDPEEGTTTPTGGGGGGSLQIHQPTGSQSSGVSGGLGDGTAGSSGGGGGGGGGAGLFNLGGNMAANYPFPGSDFFGWGGGSGSGSTPRPPF